The DNA window CGGCGGTTGCAGTCGCAGCGCGACCGGCCTCGGTGCTGGTCGCGGTGGTGCCGGCGGAACCGGAACGACGCGGACGGCTCGGACGCTCGCGGCGCGGGCGCTCGGCCGGCGCAGCCGCCGACAGCTCACGCTTGCCACCGACGATGTCGCCCTTGTAGATCCAGACCTTCACGCCGATGCGACCGAAGGTGGTCTTGGCCTCGTACAGGCCGTAGTCGATGTCCGCACGCAGCGTGTGCAGCGGGACACGACCCTCACGGTAGAACTCCGAGCGGCTCATCTCGGCGCCGCCGAGGCGGCCCGAGCACTGCACGCGGATGCCCTTGACGTTCGGCTGACGCATGGCCGACTGGATGGCCTTGCGCATGGCGCGACGGAACGCGACACGGTTCGAGAGCTGCTCGGCGACACCCTGTGCCACCAGCTGCGCCTCGGCCTCGGAGTTCTTGACCTCGAGGATGTTCAGCTGGACCTGCTTGCCGGTCAGCTTCTCGAGCTCGGCGCGGATGCGATCCGCCTCGGCGCCACGGCGACCGATGACGATGCCCGGACGTGCGGTGTGGATGTCCACACGCACACGGTCACGGGTGCGCTCGATCTCGACCTTCGCGATACCCGCGCGCTCCATGCCGGTGGCCAGGAGCTTACGGATCGCGACGTCTTCCTTGACGTACTCCGCGTACTGCTTGTCTGCGTACCAGCGCGACTTCCAGTCGGTCGTGATGCCGAGACGGAAGCCGTGCGGGTTGATTTTCTGGCCCACTACTGACCACTTCCCTTCCGGCGGTTACGACCCGAGGCGGAACCCCGGCTCGCCACACTTTCCACGATGACGGTGATGTGGCTCGAACGCTTGCGGATCCGGAAGGCCCGGCCCTGTGCGCGCGGCTGGAACCGCTTGAGGGTTGCGCCCTCGTCCACGAACGCCGTCGCGACGACGAGCGTGGAGGGATCCAGGTTCAGGTTGTTCTGCGCGTTGGCGGCGGCGCTGGCGATCACCTTCGCGACCGGCTCGGCCGCGGCCTGCGGCGCGAACTTCAGGATCGCGAGAGCATCGTCGACCGACTTGCCGCGGACGATGTCCACGACGCGACGCGCCTTCATGGGGGTCACGCGCACATGGCGTGCGACCGCCTTCGCGGTGGGGTTCTGGGTTTCAGTACTCATCGACGCTTGCTCTTCCGGTCGTCCTTGATGTGGCCCTTGAACGTCCTGGTCGGTGCAAACTCTCCGAGCTTGTGGCCAACCATCGAATCCGAAACGAACACCGGAACGTGCTTGCGTCCATCGTGGACGGCGAACGTGTGACCGATGAAGTCCGGAATGATCGTGGAACGACGGCTCCAGGTCTTGATGACCTGCTTGGTGCCCTTCTCGTTCTGCACGTCCACCTTCGCAAGGAGGTGGTCATCGACGAACGGGCCCTTCTTCAGGCTGCGTGGCATCCTTCACTCCCTCCTTGACTAGCGCTTCTTGCCGGTACGGCGACGACGGACGATGAGCTTGTCGCTCGCCTTGTTCTTACGGGTGCGACCCTCGGGCTTGCCCCAGGGGCTGACGGGGTGACGACCACCGGAGGTCTTACCCTCACCACCACCGTGCGGGTGGTCGACGGGGTTCATGACCACACCACGGACGGTCGGGCGGACGCCCTTCCAGCGCATGCGGCCGGCCTTGCCCCAGTTGATGTTCGACTGCTCGGCGTTGCCGACCTCGCCGACGGTGGCGCGGCAGCGCACGTCGACGCGACGGATCTCACCGGACGGCATACGCAGCGTGGCGTAGGTGCCTTCCTTACCCAGCAGCTGGATGCTGGCACCGGCGGAGCGGGCCATCTTGGCACCGCCGCCCGGACGCAGCTCCACAGCGTGGATGGTGGTACCGGTGGGGATGTTGCGCAGCGGCAGGTTGTTGCCCGGCTTGATGTCGGCGCCGACGCCGGACTCGACCGGAGCACCCTGCACCAGGCCCTTGGGGGCGATGATGTAGCGCTTCTCGCCGTCCGCGTAGTGCAGCAGGGCGATACGAGCGGTGCGGTTGGGGTCGTACTCGATGTGAGCGACCTTGGCCGGCACGCCGTCCTTGTCGTTGCGACGGAAATCGATCAACCGGTAGGCGCGCTTGTGTCCGCCACCCTTGTGACGGGTGGTGATACGACCGTGGGCGTTACGACCACCGCGACCGTGCAGCGGGCGAACCAGCGACTTCTCGGGCGTCGACCGAGTGATCTCGGCGAAGTCCGAGACGCTCGAGCCGCGACGGCCCGGGGTAGTCGGCTTGTACTTACGGATTGCCATGAGTCTTCTCGTCCTCTATATCTCGTCAAGTCCCAGACGCTTACGCGACCGGGCCTCCGAAGATCTCGATGGGCTTGCTGTCGGCCGAGAGGGTCACGAGCGCGCGCTTGGTGTCCTTGCGCTTGCCGTAACCGAAGCG is part of the Rhodococcus sp. SGAir0479 genome and encodes:
- the rpsC gene encoding 30S ribosomal protein S3 produces the protein MGQKINPHGFRLGITTDWKSRWYADKQYAEYVKEDVAIRKLLATGMERAGIAKVEIERTRDRVRVDIHTARPGIVIGRRGAEADRIRAELEKLTGKQVQLNILEVKNSEAEAQLVAQGVAEQLSNRVAFRRAMRKAIQSAMRQPNVKGIRVQCSGRLGGAEMSRSEFYREGRVPLHTLRADIDYGLYEAKTTFGRIGVKVWIYKGDIVGGKRELSAAAPAERPRRERPSRPRRSGSAGTTATSTEAGRAATATADAPASTEQKEG
- the rplV gene encoding 50S ribosomal protein L22 gives rise to the protein MSTETQNPTAKAVARHVRVTPMKARRVVDIVRGKSVDDALAILKFAPQAAAEPVAKVIASAAANAQNNLNLDPSTLVVATAFVDEGATLKRFQPRAQGRAFRIRKRSSHITVIVESVASRGSASGRNRRKGSGQ
- the rpsS gene encoding 30S ribosomal protein S19, with protein sequence MPRSLKKGPFVDDHLLAKVDVQNEKGTKQVIKTWSRRSTIIPDFIGHTFAVHDGRKHVPVFVSDSMVGHKLGEFAPTRTFKGHIKDDRKSKRR
- the rplB gene encoding 50S ribosomal protein L2, with protein sequence MAIRKYKPTTPGRRGSSVSDFAEITRSTPEKSLVRPLHGRGGRNAHGRITTRHKGGGHKRAYRLIDFRRNDKDGVPAKVAHIEYDPNRTARIALLHYADGEKRYIIAPKGLVQGAPVESGVGADIKPGNNLPLRNIPTGTTIHAVELRPGGGAKMARSAGASIQLLGKEGTYATLRMPSGEIRRVDVRCRATVGEVGNAEQSNINWGKAGRMRWKGVRPTVRGVVMNPVDHPHGGGEGKTSGGRHPVSPWGKPEGRTRKNKASDKLIVRRRRTGKKR